Proteins encoded together in one Variovorax paradoxus EPS window:
- a CDS encoding superoxide dismutase, whose protein sequence is MEHVLPPLPYALDALAPEYSKETLEYHYGKHHNAYVVNLNNLQKGTEFEALTLEEIIKKASGGIYNNAAQIWNHTFFWNCMKPQGGGAPTGALAKAIDAKWGSYDAFKEAFVKSAVGNFGSGWTWLVKKADGSVDIVNTGAAGTPLTTADTALLTVDVWEHAYYIDYRNLRPKFVETFLAKLVNWDFAAKNFG, encoded by the coding sequence ATGGAACATGTGCTCCCACCCCTGCCGTACGCCCTCGACGCGCTGGCACCCGAGTATTCGAAGGAGACCCTCGAGTACCACTACGGCAAGCACCACAACGCCTACGTGGTGAACCTCAACAACCTGCAGAAGGGCACCGAATTCGAAGCCCTCACGCTGGAAGAAATCATCAAGAAGGCCAGCGGCGGCATCTACAACAACGCTGCGCAAATCTGGAACCACACCTTCTTCTGGAACTGCATGAAGCCCCAAGGCGGCGGTGCCCCCACCGGCGCGCTGGCCAAGGCCATCGATGCGAAGTGGGGCAGCTACGACGCCTTCAAGGAAGCCTTCGTGAAGTCGGCAGTCGGCAACTTCGGTTCGGGCTGGACGTGGCTCGTGAAGAAGGCCGACGGTTCGGTGGACATCGTGAACACCGGTGCCGCCGGCACGCCGCTGACGACCGCTGACACGGCGCTGCTGACCGTGGACGTCTGGGAGCACGCCTACTACATCGACTACCGCAACCTGCGCCCGAAGTTTGTCGAGACCTTCCTGGCCAAGCTGGTGAACTGGGACTTCGCGGCCAAGAACTTCGGCTGA